One window from the genome of Myxocyprinus asiaticus isolate MX2 ecotype Aquarium Trade chromosome 30, UBuf_Myxa_2, whole genome shotgun sequence encodes:
- the LOC127420993 gene encoding bromodomain-containing protein 2-like isoform X1 produces METAFCPPFDSSLGGGDGMQGFTMMEQTISGPGKRIRKPSLLYEGFEGPALLQTPQSGPSQPPVRDPTRQGRMTNQLQFLQKALHKTLWRHHFAWPFHEPVDAAKLNLPDYYKIIKQPMDMGTIKKRLENNYYCSAGECMQDFNTMFTNCYIYNKPTDDIVLMAQSLEKAFLQKVAQMPQVEEEIPPPAPRGKPGKPKKGCRLTPGGMTAHQVPAISSLSQSIYSPPTPDTPDSLLSTPPLTILAKSMPTTPHGNPALLGLLPTQPTAKKKGVKRKADTTTPTTTGMPLTLGMGGINLGIGSGDSPLTLSALGVDPKHSLSLGLSHVGGLVGDKVLARRGGSGRPIKPPRKDLPDSQHQHQPVRRGKLSQQLKYCSGILKELLSKKHAAYAWPFYKPVDASSLGLHDYHDIIKYPMDLSTIKRKVEHREYRDALQFAADIRLMFSNCYKYNPPDHDVVAMARKLQDVFEFSFAKMPDEPLDSLPPASLGSGLGGHSSSSSSSSSESDVSSESESENSRSSDSEEERAHRLAQLQEQVCTQLRAVHEQLAVLSSTPIVKPKKKKDKKKKKKPEKHKRGRSMMEDEVVIRPAKMPKLSKTPKSRSNSKSAGYTQGKKGSNKKSNKSKSSKKSQAATFNSFPMSHGGLTPHYDSEEEEETSPMSYDEKRQLSLDINKLPGEKLGRVVHIIQAREPSLRDTNPEEIEIDFETLKPSTLRELERYVMMCLRKKPRKLFVATKAVAGKSREELTLEKKRELERRLQDVSGQLNSAKKPQKNKAEKPTTVEPHAMASRLSASSSSSDSSSSSSSSSDTSDSDSG; encoded by the exons ATGGAGACGGCATTCTGCCCGCCCTTTGACAG CTCTTTGGGTGGGGGCGATGGCATGCAGGGTTTCACAATGATGGAGCAGACCATCTCCGGCCCTGGCAAGCGCATCCGGAAGCCATCGCTGCTGTACGAAGGTTTTGAAGGTCCTGCTCTACTCCAGACACCTCAATCTGGACCCTCCCAACCACCTGTGCGGGACCCCACTCGACAGGGCCGCATGACCAACCAGCTGCAGTTCCTCCAGAAGGCTTTACATAAGACGTTATGGAGGCATCACTTTGCCTGGCCCTTCCATGAGCCGGTGGATGCTGCCAAGCTCAACCTTCCt GACTACTATAAAATCATTAAGCAGCCAATGGACATGGGCACCATCAAGAAAAGACTGGAAAACAATTATTACTGCAGTGCCGGCGAGTGCATGCAGGATTTCAACACCATGTTCACCAACTGCTACATCTACAACAAG CCAACAGATGACATTGTCCTGATGGCTCAGTCTCTGGAGAAGGCTTTCCTGCAGAAGGTGGCACAGATGCCCCAAGTCGAAGAAGAAATCCCACCACCTGCCCCAAGGGGTAAACCAGGAAAGCCCAAAAAAGGCTGCAGATTAA CCCCAGGTGGAATGACAGCTCATCAGGTCCCTGCTATATCCTCTTTGTCCCAGTCGATCTACTCGCCTCCCACTCCCGACACCCCagactctctcctctccaccccACCCCTGACAATTCTAGCCAAGTCTATGCCTACCACTCCACACGGCAACCCCGCTCTGCTGGGCCTACTCCCTACCCAACCTACTGCTAAG AAAAAGGGTGTCAAGCGCAAGGCAGACACAACTACTCCCACCACCACAGGCATGCCCCTCACCTTGGGCATGGGTGGCATTAATCTTGGCATTGGCAGCGGTGACTCCCCGCTCACCCTTTCTGCTTTAGGGGTGGACCCCAAACATAGCTTGTCACTTGGCCTGAGCCATGTTGGAGGCCTGGTTGGAGACAAAGTTCTGGCAAGACGAGGAGGCAGTGGCAGGCCCATCAAGCCACCCCGGAAAGACTTGCCCGACTCCCAGCATCAACATCAACCGGTGCGACGTGGGAAACTTAGTCAGCAGCTGAAATACTGCAGCGGGATTCTGAAGGAGCTTCTGTCAAAGAAGCATGCAGCCTATGCCTGGCCCTTTTACAAGCCAGTGGACGCTTCGTCATTGGGACTGCACGACTATCACGATATTATCAAGTATCCAATGGATCTTAGCACAATAAAG AGGAAAGTGGAGCATCGCGAGTACAGAGATGCACTACAGTTTGCTGCTGACATCAGGCTAATGTTCTCAAACTGTTACAAGTACAATCCCCCAGACCATGATGTGGTGGCCATGGCCCGAAAATTACAG gATGTCTTTGAGTTCAGCTTCGCCAAGATGCCCGATGAGCCCCTGGACTCCCTCCCACCTGCATCCCTGGGCAGCGGCCTGGGCGGTCactcatcctcctcttcctcatcgtCGTCAGAGAGTGATGTGAGCAGTGAGAGTGAGAGCGAGAACAGCCGAAGCTCCGACAGTGAGGAGGAGCGAGCGCATCGCCTGGCCCAGCTTCAGGAACAGGTGTGTACACAG TTGAGGGCGGTGCACGAGCAGCTGGCTGTGCTGTCATCCACACCCATCGTCAAGCCTAAGAagaagaaagacaaaaagaaaaagaagaagccaGAGAAACATAAGCGAGGGAGGAGTATGATGGAGGATGAGGTGGTCATACGGCCGGCAAAAATGCCAAAACTCTCCAAGACACCAAAGAGCCGGAGCAACAGCAAATCGGCAGGTTATACTCAGGGCAAGAAGGGCTCCAATAAGAAGAGCAACAAGAGCAA ATCCTCAAAGAAATCTCAAGCCGCCACCTTCAATTCTTTTCCCATGAGCCACGGTGGCCTTACTCCCCACTATGActcagaggaagaggaggagaccAGTCCAATGAGCTACGATGAGAAACGGCAGCTCAGTCTGGACATCAACAAGCTGCCGGGTGAGAAACTGGGCCGCGTAGTCCACATAATCCAAGCGCGAGAGCCCTCGCTACGTGACACCAACCCAGAGGAGATCGAGATCGACTTTGAGACTCTCAAACCATCAACACTGCGGGAGCTGGAGCGCTACGTTATGATGTGTTTACGGAAGAAACCACGGAAACTATTTG TGGCAACCAAAGCTGTGGCAGGTAAATCCCGTGAGGAGTTAACCTTGGAGAAGAAGAGGGAACTTGAGAGAAGACTCCAGGACGTCAGTGGTCAACTCAACTCTGCCAAGAAACCACAGAAAAACAAAG cGGAGAAGCCCACCACGGTGGAACCTCACGCCATGGCCTCTCGCCTCAGTGCCAGCAGCTCCAGCTCAGACTCCTCTTCATCCTCTTCCTCATCCTCTGACACCAGTGATTCAGACTCGGGCTGA
- the LOC127420993 gene encoding bromodomain-containing protein 2-like isoform X2 has product METAFCPPFDSSLGGGDGMQGFTMMEQTISGPGKRIRKPSLLYEGFEGPALLQTPQSGPSQPPVRDPTRQGRMTNQLQFLQKALHKTLWRHHFAWPFHEPVDAAKLNLPDYYKIIKQPMDMGTIKKRLENNYYCSAGECMQDFNTMFTNCYIYNKPTDDIVLMAQSLEKAFLQKVAQMPQVEEEIPPPAPRGKPGKPKKGCRLTPGGMTAHQVPAISSLSQSIYSPPTPDTPDSLLSTPPLTILAKSMPTTPHGNPALLGLLPTQPTAKKKGVKRKADTTTPTTTGMPLTLGMGGINLGIGSGDSPLTLSALGVDPKHSLSLGLSHVGGLVGDKVLARRGGSGRPIKPPRKDLPDSQHQHQPVRRGKLSQQLKYCSGILKELLSKKHAAYAWPFYKPVDASSLGLHDYHDIIKYPMDLSTIKRKVEHREYRDALQFAADIRLMFSNCYKYNPPDHDVVAMARKLQDVFEFSFAKMPDEPLDSLPPASLGSGLGGHSSSSSSSSSESDVSSESESENSRSSDSEEERAHRLAQLQEQLRAVHEQLAVLSSTPIVKPKKKKDKKKKKKPEKHKRGRSMMEDEVVIRPAKMPKLSKTPKSRSNSKSAGYTQGKKGSNKKSNKSKSSKKSQAATFNSFPMSHGGLTPHYDSEEEEETSPMSYDEKRQLSLDINKLPGEKLGRVVHIIQAREPSLRDTNPEEIEIDFETLKPSTLRELERYVMMCLRKKPRKLFVATKAVAGKSREELTLEKKRELERRLQDVSGQLNSAKKPQKNKAEKPTTVEPHAMASRLSASSSSSDSSSSSSSSSDTSDSDSG; this is encoded by the exons ATGGAGACGGCATTCTGCCCGCCCTTTGACAG CTCTTTGGGTGGGGGCGATGGCATGCAGGGTTTCACAATGATGGAGCAGACCATCTCCGGCCCTGGCAAGCGCATCCGGAAGCCATCGCTGCTGTACGAAGGTTTTGAAGGTCCTGCTCTACTCCAGACACCTCAATCTGGACCCTCCCAACCACCTGTGCGGGACCCCACTCGACAGGGCCGCATGACCAACCAGCTGCAGTTCCTCCAGAAGGCTTTACATAAGACGTTATGGAGGCATCACTTTGCCTGGCCCTTCCATGAGCCGGTGGATGCTGCCAAGCTCAACCTTCCt GACTACTATAAAATCATTAAGCAGCCAATGGACATGGGCACCATCAAGAAAAGACTGGAAAACAATTATTACTGCAGTGCCGGCGAGTGCATGCAGGATTTCAACACCATGTTCACCAACTGCTACATCTACAACAAG CCAACAGATGACATTGTCCTGATGGCTCAGTCTCTGGAGAAGGCTTTCCTGCAGAAGGTGGCACAGATGCCCCAAGTCGAAGAAGAAATCCCACCACCTGCCCCAAGGGGTAAACCAGGAAAGCCCAAAAAAGGCTGCAGATTAA CCCCAGGTGGAATGACAGCTCATCAGGTCCCTGCTATATCCTCTTTGTCCCAGTCGATCTACTCGCCTCCCACTCCCGACACCCCagactctctcctctccaccccACCCCTGACAATTCTAGCCAAGTCTATGCCTACCACTCCACACGGCAACCCCGCTCTGCTGGGCCTACTCCCTACCCAACCTACTGCTAAG AAAAAGGGTGTCAAGCGCAAGGCAGACACAACTACTCCCACCACCACAGGCATGCCCCTCACCTTGGGCATGGGTGGCATTAATCTTGGCATTGGCAGCGGTGACTCCCCGCTCACCCTTTCTGCTTTAGGGGTGGACCCCAAACATAGCTTGTCACTTGGCCTGAGCCATGTTGGAGGCCTGGTTGGAGACAAAGTTCTGGCAAGACGAGGAGGCAGTGGCAGGCCCATCAAGCCACCCCGGAAAGACTTGCCCGACTCCCAGCATCAACATCAACCGGTGCGACGTGGGAAACTTAGTCAGCAGCTGAAATACTGCAGCGGGATTCTGAAGGAGCTTCTGTCAAAGAAGCATGCAGCCTATGCCTGGCCCTTTTACAAGCCAGTGGACGCTTCGTCATTGGGACTGCACGACTATCACGATATTATCAAGTATCCAATGGATCTTAGCACAATAAAG AGGAAAGTGGAGCATCGCGAGTACAGAGATGCACTACAGTTTGCTGCTGACATCAGGCTAATGTTCTCAAACTGTTACAAGTACAATCCCCCAGACCATGATGTGGTGGCCATGGCCCGAAAATTACAG gATGTCTTTGAGTTCAGCTTCGCCAAGATGCCCGATGAGCCCCTGGACTCCCTCCCACCTGCATCCCTGGGCAGCGGCCTGGGCGGTCactcatcctcctcttcctcatcgtCGTCAGAGAGTGATGTGAGCAGTGAGAGTGAGAGCGAGAACAGCCGAAGCTCCGACAGTGAGGAGGAGCGAGCGCATCGCCTGGCCCAGCTTCAGGAACAG TTGAGGGCGGTGCACGAGCAGCTGGCTGTGCTGTCATCCACACCCATCGTCAAGCCTAAGAagaagaaagacaaaaagaaaaagaagaagccaGAGAAACATAAGCGAGGGAGGAGTATGATGGAGGATGAGGTGGTCATACGGCCGGCAAAAATGCCAAAACTCTCCAAGACACCAAAGAGCCGGAGCAACAGCAAATCGGCAGGTTATACTCAGGGCAAGAAGGGCTCCAATAAGAAGAGCAACAAGAGCAA ATCCTCAAAGAAATCTCAAGCCGCCACCTTCAATTCTTTTCCCATGAGCCACGGTGGCCTTACTCCCCACTATGActcagaggaagaggaggagaccAGTCCAATGAGCTACGATGAGAAACGGCAGCTCAGTCTGGACATCAACAAGCTGCCGGGTGAGAAACTGGGCCGCGTAGTCCACATAATCCAAGCGCGAGAGCCCTCGCTACGTGACACCAACCCAGAGGAGATCGAGATCGACTTTGAGACTCTCAAACCATCAACACTGCGGGAGCTGGAGCGCTACGTTATGATGTGTTTACGGAAGAAACCACGGAAACTATTTG TGGCAACCAAAGCTGTGGCAGGTAAATCCCGTGAGGAGTTAACCTTGGAGAAGAAGAGGGAACTTGAGAGAAGACTCCAGGACGTCAGTGGTCAACTCAACTCTGCCAAGAAACCACAGAAAAACAAAG cGGAGAAGCCCACCACGGTGGAACCTCACGCCATGGCCTCTCGCCTCAGTGCCAGCAGCTCCAGCTCAGACTCCTCTTCATCCTCTTCCTCATCCTCTGACACCAGTGATTCAGACTCGGGCTGA
- the LOC127420993 gene encoding bromodomain-containing protein 2-like isoform X3: MQGFTMMEQTISGPGKRIRKPSLLYEGFEGPALLQTPQSGPSQPPVRDPTRQGRMTNQLQFLQKALHKTLWRHHFAWPFHEPVDAAKLNLPDYYKIIKQPMDMGTIKKRLENNYYCSAGECMQDFNTMFTNCYIYNKPTDDIVLMAQSLEKAFLQKVAQMPQVEEEIPPPAPRGKPGKPKKGCRLTPGGMTAHQVPAISSLSQSIYSPPTPDTPDSLLSTPPLTILAKSMPTTPHGNPALLGLLPTQPTAKKKGVKRKADTTTPTTTGMPLTLGMGGINLGIGSGDSPLTLSALGVDPKHSLSLGLSHVGGLVGDKVLARRGGSGRPIKPPRKDLPDSQHQHQPVRRGKLSQQLKYCSGILKELLSKKHAAYAWPFYKPVDASSLGLHDYHDIIKYPMDLSTIKRKVEHREYRDALQFAADIRLMFSNCYKYNPPDHDVVAMARKLQDVFEFSFAKMPDEPLDSLPPASLGSGLGGHSSSSSSSSSESDVSSESESENSRSSDSEEERAHRLAQLQEQVCTQLRAVHEQLAVLSSTPIVKPKKKKDKKKKKKPEKHKRGRSMMEDEVVIRPAKMPKLSKTPKSRSNSKSAGYTQGKKGSNKKSNKSKSSKKSQAATFNSFPMSHGGLTPHYDSEEEEETSPMSYDEKRQLSLDINKLPGEKLGRVVHIIQAREPSLRDTNPEEIEIDFETLKPSTLRELERYVMMCLRKKPRKLFVATKAVAGKSREELTLEKKRELERRLQDVSGQLNSAKKPQKNKAEKPTTVEPHAMASRLSASSSSSDSSSSSSSSSDTSDSDSG; the protein is encoded by the exons ATGCAGGGTTTCACAATGATGGAGCAGACCATCTCCGGCCCTGGCAAGCGCATCCGGAAGCCATCGCTGCTGTACGAAGGTTTTGAAGGTCCTGCTCTACTCCAGACACCTCAATCTGGACCCTCCCAACCACCTGTGCGGGACCCCACTCGACAGGGCCGCATGACCAACCAGCTGCAGTTCCTCCAGAAGGCTTTACATAAGACGTTATGGAGGCATCACTTTGCCTGGCCCTTCCATGAGCCGGTGGATGCTGCCAAGCTCAACCTTCCt GACTACTATAAAATCATTAAGCAGCCAATGGACATGGGCACCATCAAGAAAAGACTGGAAAACAATTATTACTGCAGTGCCGGCGAGTGCATGCAGGATTTCAACACCATGTTCACCAACTGCTACATCTACAACAAG CCAACAGATGACATTGTCCTGATGGCTCAGTCTCTGGAGAAGGCTTTCCTGCAGAAGGTGGCACAGATGCCCCAAGTCGAAGAAGAAATCCCACCACCTGCCCCAAGGGGTAAACCAGGAAAGCCCAAAAAAGGCTGCAGATTAA CCCCAGGTGGAATGACAGCTCATCAGGTCCCTGCTATATCCTCTTTGTCCCAGTCGATCTACTCGCCTCCCACTCCCGACACCCCagactctctcctctccaccccACCCCTGACAATTCTAGCCAAGTCTATGCCTACCACTCCACACGGCAACCCCGCTCTGCTGGGCCTACTCCCTACCCAACCTACTGCTAAG AAAAAGGGTGTCAAGCGCAAGGCAGACACAACTACTCCCACCACCACAGGCATGCCCCTCACCTTGGGCATGGGTGGCATTAATCTTGGCATTGGCAGCGGTGACTCCCCGCTCACCCTTTCTGCTTTAGGGGTGGACCCCAAACATAGCTTGTCACTTGGCCTGAGCCATGTTGGAGGCCTGGTTGGAGACAAAGTTCTGGCAAGACGAGGAGGCAGTGGCAGGCCCATCAAGCCACCCCGGAAAGACTTGCCCGACTCCCAGCATCAACATCAACCGGTGCGACGTGGGAAACTTAGTCAGCAGCTGAAATACTGCAGCGGGATTCTGAAGGAGCTTCTGTCAAAGAAGCATGCAGCCTATGCCTGGCCCTTTTACAAGCCAGTGGACGCTTCGTCATTGGGACTGCACGACTATCACGATATTATCAAGTATCCAATGGATCTTAGCACAATAAAG AGGAAAGTGGAGCATCGCGAGTACAGAGATGCACTACAGTTTGCTGCTGACATCAGGCTAATGTTCTCAAACTGTTACAAGTACAATCCCCCAGACCATGATGTGGTGGCCATGGCCCGAAAATTACAG gATGTCTTTGAGTTCAGCTTCGCCAAGATGCCCGATGAGCCCCTGGACTCCCTCCCACCTGCATCCCTGGGCAGCGGCCTGGGCGGTCactcatcctcctcttcctcatcgtCGTCAGAGAGTGATGTGAGCAGTGAGAGTGAGAGCGAGAACAGCCGAAGCTCCGACAGTGAGGAGGAGCGAGCGCATCGCCTGGCCCAGCTTCAGGAACAGGTGTGTACACAG TTGAGGGCGGTGCACGAGCAGCTGGCTGTGCTGTCATCCACACCCATCGTCAAGCCTAAGAagaagaaagacaaaaagaaaaagaagaagccaGAGAAACATAAGCGAGGGAGGAGTATGATGGAGGATGAGGTGGTCATACGGCCGGCAAAAATGCCAAAACTCTCCAAGACACCAAAGAGCCGGAGCAACAGCAAATCGGCAGGTTATACTCAGGGCAAGAAGGGCTCCAATAAGAAGAGCAACAAGAGCAA ATCCTCAAAGAAATCTCAAGCCGCCACCTTCAATTCTTTTCCCATGAGCCACGGTGGCCTTACTCCCCACTATGActcagaggaagaggaggagaccAGTCCAATGAGCTACGATGAGAAACGGCAGCTCAGTCTGGACATCAACAAGCTGCCGGGTGAGAAACTGGGCCGCGTAGTCCACATAATCCAAGCGCGAGAGCCCTCGCTACGTGACACCAACCCAGAGGAGATCGAGATCGACTTTGAGACTCTCAAACCATCAACACTGCGGGAGCTGGAGCGCTACGTTATGATGTGTTTACGGAAGAAACCACGGAAACTATTTG TGGCAACCAAAGCTGTGGCAGGTAAATCCCGTGAGGAGTTAACCTTGGAGAAGAAGAGGGAACTTGAGAGAAGACTCCAGGACGTCAGTGGTCAACTCAACTCTGCCAAGAAACCACAGAAAAACAAAG cGGAGAAGCCCACCACGGTGGAACCTCACGCCATGGCCTCTCGCCTCAGTGCCAGCAGCTCCAGCTCAGACTCCTCTTCATCCTCTTCCTCATCCTCTGACACCAGTGATTCAGACTCGGGCTGA